In one Neobacillus sp. WH10 genomic region, the following are encoded:
- a CDS encoding sulfurtransferase TusA family protein: MESTKLLDAKGLACPMPIVRTKKAIGELETGQVLEVHTTDKGSKNDLTAWANSGGHEILKGEEENGVFKFWIKKG, from the coding sequence ATGGAATCAACAAAACTATTAGATGCAAAAGGATTAGCTTGTCCTATGCCGATTGTTAGAACAAAAAAAGCAATTGGAGAGCTTGAAACAGGTCAAGTATTAGAAGTTCATACAACAGATAAAGGGTCAAAAAATGATTTAACTGCCTGGGCTAATTCAGGTGGACATGAGATTTTAAAAGGTGAGGAAGAAAACGGAGTGTTTAAATTTTGGATTAAAAAAGGGTAA